From a region of the Enterobacter cancerogenus genome:
- a CDS encoding Gfo/Idh/MocA family protein, with product MNKNDGMNYAPVGKPQPVVQEGEFVFAAAALDHGHIYGMCNGLIEAGATLKWVYDPDPVKVDAFVQQYPQVKVARSLEVILSDDAVRLVAGAAIPSGRCALGLKAMAAGKDYFTDKAPLTTLEQLADAKAMVEKTGKKYAVYYSERLHVESAVFAGQLVQQGAIGRVVQTLGMGPHREGQGRPAWFYDRRDFGGILCDIGSHQIEQFLFYTGNHEAHIVASQVRNVNHPQYPAFEDFGDAMIKGENGASGYFRCDWFTPDGLSTWGDGRLTLLGTEGYIEIRKYVDLTRGEQDVVYLVNKEGEFRYPVAGQVGFPFFGELILDCLHRTENAMTQAHAFKAAELCVKAQMLANAAG from the coding sequence ATGAATAAAAATGACGGAATGAACTACGCGCCGGTCGGCAAGCCACAGCCGGTCGTGCAGGAAGGCGAGTTTGTCTTTGCCGCCGCCGCGCTCGATCACGGGCATATCTATGGCATGTGCAACGGGCTGATTGAGGCGGGTGCGACGCTGAAATGGGTTTACGATCCCGATCCGGTGAAGGTGGATGCGTTTGTGCAGCAGTATCCGCAGGTGAAAGTGGCCCGTTCGCTGGAGGTTATTCTCAGCGATGACGCGGTGCGCCTGGTGGCCGGGGCCGCCATTCCCTCCGGGCGCTGCGCGCTGGGGCTGAAAGCCATGGCCGCCGGTAAGGACTATTTTACCGACAAAGCGCCGCTGACCACCCTTGAACAGCTGGCCGACGCCAAAGCAATGGTGGAGAAGACCGGTAAAAAATACGCGGTTTACTACAGCGAACGCCTGCACGTAGAAAGCGCCGTGTTCGCCGGACAGTTGGTGCAGCAGGGGGCGATTGGCCGCGTGGTGCAGACGCTGGGCATGGGGCCACACCGTGAGGGACAGGGCCGCCCGGCGTGGTTCTACGATCGCCGCGACTTCGGCGGCATCCTCTGCGACATCGGCAGCCACCAGATCGAGCAGTTCCTGTTTTACACCGGCAACCACGAGGCCCACATCGTTGCCAGCCAGGTGCGCAACGTGAACCATCCGCAGTACCCGGCGTTTGAAGATTTCGGTGACGCGATGATCAAAGGTGAGAACGGCGCGAGCGGCTATTTCCGCTGCGACTGGTTCACCCCGGACGGGCTGTCGACCTGGGGCGACGGACGGCTGACGCTGCTGGGTACCGAGGGGTATATCGAGATCCGCAAGTACGTCGATTTGACCCGCGGCGAGCAGGACGTGGTGTATCTCGTCAACAAGGAGGGTGAGTTCCGCTACCCCGTTGCCGGGCAGGTCGGGTTCCCGTTCTTTGGCGAACTGATCCTCGACTGCCTGCACCGCACGGAAAACGCCATGACCCAGGCGCACGCCTTTAAGGCCGCCGAGCTGTGCGTGAAGGCGCAAATGCTCGCGAACGCGGCAGGATAA
- the msrA gene encoding peptide-methionine (S)-S-oxide reductase MsrA yields the protein MSLFDKKHLVSQADALPGRNTPMPVATLHAVNHHSMTNVPDGMEIALFAMGCFWGVERLFWQLPGVYSTAAGYTGGYTPNPTYREVCSGDTGHAEAVRVVYDPAIISYEQLLQVFWENHDPAQGMQQGNDHGTQYRSAIYPLTPEQDAAARASLERFQQAMHDAGDKRQVTTEIATAKPFYYAEDDHQQYLHKNPYGYCGIGGIGVCLPPQLA from the coding sequence GTGAGTTTATTCGACAAAAAGCATCTGGTTTCGCAAGCCGATGCATTACCGGGACGCAATACCCCCATGCCAGTGGCGACGTTACACGCCGTAAATCACCATTCAATGACAAACGTTCCTGATGGAATGGAGATCGCCCTGTTCGCGATGGGCTGCTTCTGGGGCGTGGAACGTCTGTTCTGGCAGCTTCCCGGCGTTTACAGTACCGCCGCAGGCTATACCGGGGGCTACACGCCAAACCCAACCTACCGCGAAGTGTGCTCCGGTGATACCGGCCACGCGGAAGCGGTGCGCGTGGTATATGACCCGGCCATCATCAGCTATGAACAGCTTCTGCAGGTGTTCTGGGAAAATCACGATCCGGCGCAGGGTATGCAGCAGGGTAACGACCACGGTACGCAGTATCGCTCCGCCATTTATCCGCTCACCCCCGAGCAGGATGCCGCCGCACGCGCCAGCCTGGAACGCTTCCAGCAGGCCATGCATGACGCGGGCGATAAACGCCAGGTGACCACCGAAATCGCCACGGCGAAGCCGTTTTACTATGCAGAGGACGACCACCAGCAATATTTGCATAAAAATCCGTACGGCTACTGCGGGATCGGGGGCATCGGCGTGTGCCTGCCGCCACAGCTGGCCTGA
- a CDS encoding LacI family DNA-binding transcriptional regulator, whose amino-acid sequence MPGKLKMEEIAALTGYSVSTVSRVLSGKSYTSDKAREAIVSTARELGVLESMASGRLLINGIAVFAPERTFQGRGDIFYLEVTKGIAEASAPHNVWVSYCGLEEQNADVKLFLEKASHKNINAVIIIGTDDSTIFKLAGTLNKPCVLINSVDRDRLLDSVSPDHRAIGFTAMQYLFEQGHRRVLTLTCLRRETLYARLDGIKEAYRHFHVNFEPQRDLLVTEWFTAEEAERALDEWLSGHDRAQWPEVIFPNSTSMTEGVLRVLARRGLRIPEDISLITTDFAWNLEHRLDKPVTGITVPCRDLGIEAVHLLQTRLNRPQAPVYNLLLQGKAVDYGSVSNATRHAARVALKQ is encoded by the coding sequence ATGCCGGGAAAATTAAAAATGGAGGAGATCGCCGCCCTGACGGGATATTCCGTCAGTACCGTTTCCAGGGTGTTAAGCGGTAAATCCTATACCAGCGACAAGGCCCGGGAGGCCATTGTCAGCACCGCGCGGGAGCTGGGCGTGCTGGAGTCGATGGCCAGCGGGCGTCTGCTGATTAACGGCATTGCGGTGTTTGCTCCGGAAAGAACCTTTCAGGGGCGCGGCGATATATTTTATCTGGAAGTGACCAAAGGTATTGCAGAGGCCAGCGCACCGCATAATGTCTGGGTGAGCTATTGCGGATTAGAAGAACAGAATGCCGACGTAAAATTATTCCTCGAAAAGGCGAGCCATAAAAATATTAACGCGGTAATTATCATTGGAACTGATGATTCCACCATTTTTAAACTGGCCGGGACGCTGAATAAACCCTGTGTGTTAATTAATTCGGTCGACAGGGATCGCCTGCTCGATTCCGTTTCGCCCGACCATCGCGCCATCGGGTTTACCGCCATGCAGTATCTTTTTGAGCAGGGGCATCGTCGGGTATTAACCCTGACCTGCCTGCGGCGGGAAACGCTCTACGCGCGGCTGGACGGCATCAAAGAGGCGTATCGCCATTTTCACGTCAATTTTGAGCCGCAGCGCGACCTGCTGGTGACGGAGTGGTTTACCGCAGAGGAGGCCGAGCGCGCGCTGGACGAGTGGTTGTCGGGTCATGACCGAGCGCAGTGGCCGGAGGTGATTTTCCCCAACAGTACCAGCATGACGGAGGGCGTACTCAGGGTGCTGGCGCGCCGTGGGCTGCGGATACCGGAAGATATCTCCCTTATTACGACCGATTTTGCGTGGAACCTTGAACACCGGCTGGATAAACCGGTCACCGGGATAACGGTGCCCTGCCGCGATCTTGGCATTGAAGCGGTGCACCTGCTGCAGACGCGCCTGAACCGGCCACAGGCGCCGGTCTATAACCTGCTGCTGCAGGGAAAAGCGGTAGATTACGGGTCGGTGAGTAACGCCACGCGCCACGCAGCTCGCGTGGCGCTGAAGCAGTAA
- a CDS encoding Gfo/Idh/MocA family protein, with amino-acid sequence MEKVRFGIIGIGNIGTVHARYLLAGTVSDACLTAVCDNAPEKHPAIRQLTGDIPLFSDAQEMLQSGLIDAVIVATPHYDHPRLSMLAMRSGIHTLCEKPAGVYTAQVQEMNACARECDVTFGIMYNQRPNPLYQKVKDLIDSGELGEIRRSNWIITNWYRSQSYYNSGGWRATWKGEGGGVLLNQDPHQLDLWQWLVGMPVRLRAFCQFGKHRDIEVEDEVTAYAEYANGATGVFITTVAETPGTNRLEIAGDRGKVVVEEGKLRFWRLRESETAFNARWQNGFGEPECWEVTIPVAPEYSEHHVITANFCAAILRGEPLIAPGLEGIRGLTLSNAMHLSTWTDDWVELPLNEKQYLRLLQQRIATSADKEATSITLDASGTW; translated from the coding sequence ATGGAAAAGGTACGTTTTGGCATTATTGGAATCGGTAATATTGGTACGGTTCACGCGCGCTATTTACTGGCGGGCACCGTCAGCGACGCCTGCCTGACGGCGGTTTGCGACAATGCGCCGGAAAAGCATCCGGCGATTCGCCAGCTGACAGGCGATATTCCTCTGTTCAGCGACGCGCAGGAGATGCTCCAGAGCGGGCTTATTGACGCGGTTATCGTCGCCACTCCGCATTACGACCATCCGCGCCTGTCGATGCTGGCGATGCGCAGCGGCATTCATACCCTGTGCGAGAAACCGGCGGGGGTTTACACCGCACAGGTGCAGGAGATGAACGCCTGCGCCCGCGAGTGCGACGTGACCTTTGGCATCATGTATAACCAGCGCCCTAACCCGCTCTATCAGAAGGTTAAAGACCTGATCGACAGCGGCGAGCTGGGCGAAATCCGCCGCTCCAACTGGATAATCACCAACTGGTATCGCTCGCAGAGCTACTACAACTCCGGCGGCTGGCGCGCCACCTGGAAGGGTGAAGGCGGCGGCGTGCTGCTCAACCAGGACCCGCATCAGCTCGATCTCTGGCAGTGGCTGGTGGGCATGCCGGTGCGTCTGCGCGCGTTTTGCCAGTTCGGCAAACACCGCGATATCGAGGTTGAAGACGAGGTTACGGCCTACGCCGAATACGCCAACGGGGCCACCGGGGTGTTTATCACCACCGTCGCCGAAACGCCGGGCACCAACCGCCTGGAGATTGCAGGTGACCGCGGCAAAGTGGTCGTGGAAGAAGGCAAACTGCGCTTCTGGCGACTGCGCGAATCCGAAACCGCATTTAACGCCCGCTGGCAGAACGGCTTCGGCGAGCCGGAGTGCTGGGAAGTCACGATCCCCGTGGCCCCGGAATACAGCGAGCATCACGTCATTACCGCTAACTTCTGCGCGGCGATCCTGCGCGGCGAGCCGCTGATTGCCCCCGGTCTGGAAGGCATTCGCGGGCTGACGCTCTCCAACGCGATGCACCTTTCCACCTGGACCGACGACTGGGTGGAACTGCCGCTCAACGAAAAACAGTATCTGCGCCTGCTTCAGCAGCGCATCGCCACCTCTGCCGACAAAGAGGCCACCAGCATCACCCTGGATGCCTCTGGCACCTGGTAA
- a CDS encoding Gfo/Idh/MocA family protein has product MDMLNSAIIGCGAIHSCHVNALRQIPNVALRALADTDSVKGLKLGMAYQCRFYQDYREMLLDDTLDVVHICTPHFEHKNMILAALNAGKHVFCEKPVVMNSSELADIMAAAAQATGKLGVCYQNRLNPTSLRIRKELEDGGLGRMLSIRAVLTWSRSGAYYTDSPWRGRLATEGGSLLINQAIHTLDLMQWFAGGVTRLKGVVDSGELADVTEGEDSAMATLHFANGARGLFYASNCNTTDSPLLLEIHCEHGTLQLNDNTLWRIASGERIRLASDAAPDGTAKSYWGLGHQQAIRRFYHALLHPEVTDYTDIRAAGHSLRLVEAIYRSSQLRQWIDITH; this is encoded by the coding sequence ATGGACATGCTTAACAGCGCCATTATCGGCTGCGGGGCCATTCACAGCTGCCATGTGAACGCCCTGCGTCAGATCCCCAACGTTGCGCTGCGCGCGCTGGCCGATACCGACAGCGTGAAAGGGCTGAAGCTGGGAATGGCCTATCAGTGCCGCTTTTATCAGGATTACCGGGAGATGCTGCTCGATGACACCCTCGACGTGGTGCATATCTGCACGCCCCATTTCGAGCATAAAAACATGATCCTGGCGGCGCTTAATGCCGGTAAGCACGTATTTTGCGAAAAACCGGTGGTGATGAACAGCAGCGAACTGGCCGACATCATGGCGGCCGCCGCGCAGGCGACCGGCAAGCTCGGCGTGTGCTACCAGAACCGGCTCAACCCGACCAGCCTGCGCATCCGTAAAGAGCTGGAGGACGGCGGGCTGGGGAGAATGCTGAGCATCCGGGCGGTGCTCACCTGGTCCCGGTCGGGGGCGTATTACACCGACAGTCCCTGGCGCGGTCGTCTGGCAACGGAGGGCGGCAGCCTGCTGATTAACCAGGCCATTCACACCCTCGACCTGATGCAGTGGTTCGCAGGCGGCGTCACCCGGCTAAAAGGGGTGGTCGACAGCGGCGAACTGGCCGACGTGACCGAAGGAGAGGACAGCGCGATGGCCACGCTGCACTTTGCCAACGGCGCGCGCGGACTGTTTTACGCCAGCAACTGCAATACCACGGACTCGCCCCTGCTGCTGGAGATCCACTGCGAGCACGGCACGCTGCAGCTTAACGACAACACCCTCTGGCGGATCGCGTCCGGGGAGCGCATCCGGCTGGCGAGCGACGCAGCCCCGGACGGCACGGCCAAAAGCTACTGGGGGCTGGGCCACCAGCAGGCGATCCGCCGCTTTTATCACGCCCTTCTTCACCCGGAGGTGACGGACTACACCGATATCCGCGCCGCCGGACACTCACTCAGGCTTGTGGAGGCAATTTATAGGTCATCTCAACTACGGCAATGGATAGATATCACCCACTAA
- the tamA gene encoding autotransporter assembly complex protein TamA has product MTKIRQLCFVSLLLTSGVASAANVRLQVEGLSGALEKNVRAQLSTIQSDEVTPDRRFRARVDDAIRDGLKALGYYEPTIDFDLRPPPAKGRQVLIARVSPGEPVKIGGTNVVLRGDARTDRDYLDLLSTRPRVGTVLNHGDYDRFKKSLTSVSLRKGYFDSQFNKSQLGVALDRHQAFWDIDYDSGERYRFGAVTFEGSQIREEYLQNLVPFKTGDYYQSSDLAELNRRLSATGWFNSVVVAPEFDKSRKTKVLPLHGVVSPRTENTIETGVGYSTDVGPRVKATWKKPWMNSYGHSLTTSASISAPEQQLDFSYKMPLLKNPLEQYYLLQGGFKRTDLNDTEQDSTTLAVSRFWDLSSGWQRAINLRWSLDHFTQANVTNTTMLLYPGVMISRTRSRGGLMPTWGDSQRYSIDYSNTMWGSDVDFTVVQAQNVWIRTLLDKHRFVMRGNLGWIETDDFERVPPDLRFFAGGDRSIRGYKYKSISPENDKGQLTGASKLATGSLEYQYNVSGKWWGAMFVDGGEAVNDIRRSDFKTGAGVGVRWQSPVGPIKLDFAVPVGDKDEHGLQFYIGLGPEL; this is encoded by the coding sequence GTGACAAAGATCCGCCAGTTATGTTTCGTCAGCCTGTTGCTGACAAGCGGGGTTGCCAGCGCGGCGAATGTCCGTTTGCAGGTTGAAGGGTTATCCGGGGCGCTGGAAAAAAACGTTCGTGCGCAGCTGTCAACGATCCAGAGTGACGAAGTGACGCCGGACCGGCGATTTCGCGCGCGCGTGGATGATGCGATCCGCGACGGGCTAAAGGCGCTGGGGTATTACGAACCGACCATCGATTTCGACCTGCGTCCGCCTCCGGCTAAAGGGCGGCAGGTACTCATTGCCCGCGTCTCGCCCGGGGAACCGGTAAAAATAGGCGGTACCAACGTGGTGCTGCGCGGCGACGCGCGTACCGACCGGGATTATCTCGACCTGCTGAGCACGCGCCCGCGCGTCGGCACCGTGCTTAACCACGGCGACTACGATCGTTTCAAAAAGTCATTAACCAGCGTGTCGCTGCGCAAAGGTTACTTTGACAGCCAGTTCAATAAAAGCCAGCTGGGCGTGGCGCTCGACAGACACCAGGCCTTCTGGGATATCGATTATGACAGCGGCGAGCGCTACCGCTTTGGGGCGGTGACCTTTGAAGGTTCGCAAATTCGCGAAGAGTACCTGCAAAACCTGGTGCCGTTCAAAACGGGCGATTATTACCAGTCGAGCGATCTGGCCGAGCTGAACCGTCGTCTGTCGGCTACCGGCTGGTTTAACTCGGTGGTCGTTGCGCCGGAATTTGATAAATCGCGCAAAACGAAAGTTCTGCCGCTGCATGGCGTGGTTTCGCCGCGCACGGAAAACACCATCGAAACCGGGGTAGGTTATTCCACGGATGTGGGGCCGCGGGTGAAGGCGACGTGGAAAAAGCCGTGGATGAACTCCTACGGCCACAGCCTGACCACCAGCGCCAGCATCTCCGCGCCCGAGCAGCAGCTCGATTTTAGCTACAAGATGCCGCTGCTGAAGAACCCGCTTGAGCAATACTATTTGCTGCAGGGCGGCTTCAAGCGTACCGATTTGAACGATACCGAGCAGGACTCCACCACGCTTGCGGTCTCACGCTTCTGGGATCTCTCCAGCGGCTGGCAGCGCGCCATCAACCTGCGCTGGAGTCTCGACCACTTTACTCAGGCCAACGTCACCAATACCACCATGCTGCTTTATCCGGGCGTGATGATCAGCCGTACCCGCTCGCGCGGTGGCCTGATGCCAACCTGGGGTGATTCCCAGCGCTACTCCATCGACTATTCCAACACGATGTGGGGGTCCGACGTGGACTTCACGGTCGTGCAGGCGCAAAACGTCTGGATCCGAACGCTGCTGGATAAACACCGCTTCGTGATGCGCGGCAACCTTGGCTGGATCGAAACCGATGATTTTGAGCGCGTTCCGCCGGATCTGCGCTTCTTCGCCGGGGGCGACCGCAGTATTCGTGGCTATAAGTACAAATCAATCTCGCCGGAAAACGACAAAGGCCAGCTCACCGGGGCATCCAAGCTGGCAACCGGCTCGCTGGAGTATCAATACAACGTCAGCGGCAAGTGGTGGGGCGCGATGTTCGTTGACGGCGGTGAAGCAGTTAACGACATCCGCAGAAGCGATTTCAAAACCGGCGCGGGCGTAGGCGTGCGCTGGCAGTCGCCCGTCGGGCCTATCAAGCTCGACTTTGCCGTGCCGGTGGGTGACAAAGACGAACACGGTTTACAGTTTTACATCGGTCTGGGGCCTGAATTATGA
- a CDS encoding Gfo/Idh/MocA family protein, whose amino-acid sequence MINVAIVGTGNISHNHIQGYLQFGSRCRIVALVDIYPDKAHEKKVRYGLTDARVYESHRQMLESEPNLDIVDVCTPPYVHAGISIDALHAGCNVLCEKPMAASLEECDAMIAAQQSSGKILSVIAQNRFTDAFWRLKAALDSGLAGTVCHAQVDSFWWRGHCYYDLWWRGTWEKEGGGCTLNHAVHHIDAVQWMLGFPSEVVAMMTNVAHDNAEVEDLSAAIFKYPSGALAQITASVVHHGEDQKIIIQGDKARISAPWQAYASVSADNGFPQEVQDRQREARLNTVFQETPTLKWTLHTGQINDLLDAIEQGTAPLVDGVQGKRALELITAIYKSSITRAVVSLPILRDDPFYRTGGTNALAPRFYEKSTSVANFSEVGAIPLGKDLDRGV is encoded by the coding sequence ATGATCAATGTCGCCATCGTGGGAACAGGCAATATCTCCCATAACCATATTCAGGGCTATTTACAGTTTGGATCGCGCTGCCGGATTGTGGCGCTGGTCGATATCTACCCGGACAAGGCGCACGAGAAAAAAGTGCGCTACGGCCTGACGGACGCCCGGGTGTACGAAAGCCACCGGCAGATGCTGGAATCTGAACCCAATCTCGATATCGTTGACGTGTGTACCCCGCCCTACGTGCATGCCGGGATTAGCATTGACGCGCTTCATGCCGGCTGCAACGTGCTGTGTGAAAAACCGATGGCCGCCTCGCTGGAGGAGTGCGACGCGATGATCGCCGCCCAACAGTCGAGCGGCAAAATCCTCTCGGTGATTGCCCAGAACCGGTTTACCGACGCCTTCTGGCGGCTGAAGGCGGCGCTGGACTCGGGCCTTGCGGGGACTGTCTGCCACGCTCAGGTAGACTCCTTCTGGTGGCGCGGCCACTGCTACTACGACCTGTGGTGGCGCGGCACCTGGGAGAAAGAGGGCGGCGGCTGCACGCTTAATCACGCCGTACACCACATCGACGCCGTTCAGTGGATGCTCGGCTTCCCGTCCGAGGTGGTGGCGATGATGACCAACGTGGCGCACGACAACGCCGAGGTGGAGGATCTCAGCGCCGCCATTTTCAAATACCCCAGCGGCGCGCTCGCGCAGATCACCGCGTCGGTGGTCCATCACGGGGAAGATCAAAAAATCATTATTCAGGGCGATAAGGCGCGCATCTCCGCGCCGTGGCAGGCCTACGCCAGCGTCAGCGCCGACAACGGTTTCCCGCAGGAGGTACAGGATCGGCAGCGGGAAGCGCGGCTTAACACCGTATTTCAGGAGACGCCAACGCTCAAATGGACGCTGCACACCGGGCAGATCAACGACCTGCTTGATGCCATTGAGCAAGGCACGGCTCCGCTGGTCGATGGCGTGCAGGGCAAGCGTGCCCTGGAGCTGATTACGGCGATCTATAAATCGTCGATTACGCGCGCGGTGGTGTCGCTGCCAATCCTTCGCGACGATCCGTTTTACCGCACCGGCGGGACCAACGCGCTCGCCCCCCGCTTTTACGAGAAATCCACCAGCGTCGCTAACTTCAGCGAAGTGGGCGCTATCCCTCTGGGCAAAGATCTGGATCGAGGAGTCTGA
- a CDS encoding MFS transporter: MVKPTERRVGYGVALGYGITDLFGGGAFAIIGTWLLFFYTTYCGLSVVEAGSIFAIARVIDALLSPIMGYVTDNFGDTWLGRKFGRRRFFLLLSSPLMFLYALLWLTDMGYWYYLGTYLSIELLSAMVLVPWETLAAEMTNRYEERSRLSGVRMICSQLGGFLAVSVPGVIMQFTGKDNPFTYTLTGLIFSCVFCIAVFITWFTTWEAKDVQQESSFKVDNQRSSGLVNHLKYLVLDLFSSFRIRAFRLHIMIYIFSFTAMDVFGSVFTYYVVYCLSQDAAAVSGWLSIAAFASVPGTYGFMLLLNRLNMTPSAALRFSYGCIFCVLAFLFTVYLTKTQVPTLVFSAVFILLGAARSGLYYIPWNIYSFIPDIDEMVTQQRREGIFAGVMVLTRKSTVAIAIMIIGLVLQESGFVKGSGAQPESALNAIIGLMIFATAALLAVSFFTTYRFKLTRETHKTLLREIARRKLGGDYRDCDDTTRVVIKQLTGYEYDEVWGGDATRRTTGNVSLSGAK; encoded by the coding sequence ATGGTCAAACCAACTGAACGTAGAGTTGGTTATGGCGTGGCGCTTGGCTACGGCATAACCGATCTGTTTGGCGGAGGCGCTTTCGCCATTATCGGCACCTGGCTGTTATTTTTTTATACTACCTATTGCGGGTTGTCGGTCGTCGAGGCCGGCTCCATCTTTGCCATCGCCCGCGTCATTGATGCCCTCTTAAGCCCGATTATGGGCTACGTTACCGATAATTTCGGTGATACCTGGCTCGGGCGTAAATTCGGGCGGCGGCGCTTCTTTTTATTGCTGAGTTCGCCCCTGATGTTTCTCTATGCCCTGCTGTGGCTGACGGACATGGGCTACTGGTACTACCTTGGCACCTATCTGTCCATCGAGTTGCTGTCGGCGATGGTGCTGGTGCCGTGGGAAACGCTGGCGGCAGAGATGACCAATCGCTACGAGGAACGTAGCCGCCTCTCCGGGGTGCGGATGATCTGCTCGCAGCTGGGGGGCTTTTTAGCGGTCTCCGTTCCCGGCGTTATCATGCAATTTACCGGCAAAGATAATCCGTTTACCTATACCCTCACCGGACTGATATTTTCCTGCGTCTTCTGTATCGCGGTCTTTATTACCTGGTTTACCACCTGGGAAGCCAAAGACGTACAGCAGGAGTCCAGCTTTAAGGTCGATAATCAGCGCAGCAGCGGTCTCGTCAACCATTTAAAATATCTGGTGCTCGATCTCTTCTCGTCCTTCCGTATTCGGGCGTTCCGGCTGCATATCATGATTTATATCTTCTCGTTTACCGCCATGGACGTGTTTGGCTCAGTCTTTACCTACTACGTGGTGTATTGCCTGAGTCAGGATGCCGCCGCCGTGTCCGGCTGGCTGAGTATTGCCGCCTTTGCTTCGGTGCCGGGAACCTATGGCTTTATGCTGCTGTTAAACCGGCTCAACATGACCCCTTCCGCCGCGCTGCGGTTCTCCTACGGCTGTATTTTCTGCGTGCTGGCGTTTCTTTTTACGGTTTATCTCACCAAAACGCAGGTGCCGACCCTGGTGTTCTCGGCGGTCTTTATCCTGCTGGGTGCCGCGCGTTCCGGGCTTTATTACATCCCCTGGAACATCTACAGCTTTATTCCCGATATTGATGAGATGGTCACACAGCAGCGCCGCGAAGGAATTTTTGCAGGCGTGATGGTGCTGACGCGCAAAAGTACCGTGGCGATTGCCATCATGATTATCGGCCTGGTGTTGCAGGAGTCTGGTTTCGTGAAAGGCAGCGGCGCGCAGCCGGAAAGCGCGCTGAACGCCATCATCGGGCTGATGATCTTCGCCACGGCGGCGCTGCTGGCGGTGAGTTTCTTCACCACCTACCGGTTCAAACTCACCCGGGAAACCCACAAAACGCTGCTCAGGGAGATTGCCCGCCGCAAGCTTGGCGGTGATTACCGCGACTGCGACGACACTACCCGCGTCGTCATCAAGCAGCTCACAGGCTATGAGTATGACGAAGTGTGGGGAGGCGATGCCACGCGTCGCACGACAGGAAACGTTAGCCTGTCAGGCGCAAAATAG
- a CDS encoding hemolysin family protein gives MLNSILVILCLIAVSAFFSISEISLAASRKIKLKLLADEGNINASRILKMQENPGMFFTVVQIGLNAVAILGGIVGDAAFSPVFHGLFSRYFSPELSEQLSFILSFSLVTGLFILFADLTPKRIGMIAPEAVALRIINPMRFCLFLFRPLVWFFNGLANSIFRLFKIPMVRKDDITSDDIYAVFEAGALAGVLRKQEHELIENVFELESRTVPSSMTGRENVIWFDLHEDEQSLKQKVAEHPHSKFLVCNEDIDHIIGYVDSKDLLNRVLANQSLALNSGVQIRNTLIVPDTLTLSEALESFKSAGEDFAVIMNEYALVVGIITLNDVMTTLMGDLVGQGLEEQIVQRDDNSWLIDGGTPIEDVMRVLDIDEFPQSGNYETIGGFMMFMLRKIPKRTDSVKFSGFKFEVVDIDNYRIDQLLVTRIDNKPTVLVPKLPDAEEKVSA, from the coding sequence ATGTTAAACAGTATTTTAGTAATACTTTGTCTTATCGCGGTCAGTGCATTTTTCTCGATATCCGAGATCTCGCTGGCCGCCTCCCGTAAAATCAAACTCAAGCTGCTTGCCGACGAGGGCAACATCAATGCATCACGCATTCTGAAGATGCAGGAAAACCCCGGCATGTTCTTTACCGTGGTGCAGATTGGCCTGAACGCGGTCGCCATTCTGGGCGGTATCGTGGGCGATGCGGCGTTCTCGCCGGTGTTCCACGGCCTGTTCTCACGCTACTTTTCACCGGAACTCTCCGAGCAGTTGAGCTTCATCCTCTCCTTCTCGCTGGTGACGGGCCTGTTCATTTTGTTTGCGGATTTAACCCCGAAACGCATCGGTATGATTGCGCCTGAAGCCGTGGCTTTGCGTATCATCAACCCGATGCGCTTCTGCCTGTTCCTGTTCCGCCCGCTGGTCTGGTTCTTCAACGGTCTGGCTAATAGCATCTTCCGCCTGTTCAAAATCCCGATGGTACGTAAAGACGACATCACCTCTGACGATATCTACGCGGTCTTCGAAGCGGGAGCCCTGGCGGGCGTGCTGCGCAAACAGGAGCACGAGCTTATCGAGAACGTATTTGAACTTGAATCCCGTACCGTGCCGTCGTCCATGACCGGGCGTGAAAACGTGATTTGGTTCGATCTTCACGAAGACGAACAGAGCCTGAAGCAAAAAGTCGCAGAACATCCGCATTCTAAGTTCCTGGTTTGTAATGAAGACATTGACCACATCATCGGTTACGTCGACTCTAAAGACCTGCTGAACCGGGTGCTGGCGAATCAGAGCCTGGCGCTCAACAGCGGCGTGCAGATCCGCAATACCCTGATTGTGCCGGACACCCTGACGCTCTCTGAAGCGCTGGAAAGTTTCAAATCCGCCGGGGAAGACTTCGCGGTGATCATGAACGAATACGCGCTGGTGGTGGGGATTATCACCCTCAACGACGTAATGACCACGCTGATGGGCGACCTGGTCGGCCAGGGGCTGGAAGAGCAAATCGTTCAGCGTGATGACAACTCATGGCTGATTGACGGCGGTACGCCAATTGAAGACGTGATGCGCGTGCTGGATATCGACGAGTTCCCGCAGTCCGGCAACTACGAGACCATTGGCGGCTTTATGATGTTCATGCTGCGCAAAATCCCGAAACGCACCGACTCGGTGAAGTTCTCCGGGTTTAAGTTTGAAGTGGTGGATATTGATAACTACCGCATCGACCAGCTGCTGGTGACGCGCATTGACAACAAACCGACCGTGCTGGTGCCAAAGCTGCCGGATGCGGAAGAGAAGGTCTCGGCATAA